In Clupea harengus chromosome 23, Ch_v2.0.2, whole genome shotgun sequence, the sequence aagtcagacagaaaataggataatataaaattacaataaataatacattaatttaaaatattaaaaagatCATAATGAGATCGAagaatatgtattaaaaacagagcAATTTAGGACAGAACTATTTAAACAACGCAATCCAAAAACAACTTGCTTCTGACTTGCCGCCATTTAGCTGTAGGGAGTTGTTGCTCATCCAGTGCTGGATGCCATCCAGGCATTTGGTAGTCCGGGATAGTGGCAGGTGTTTGTCAGGTGAAGTTCGGAGGTAGATTTGCGTATCATCCGCATAAAAGTGGAATTGGATGTTATGGCTCTGTAGTATTTTTCCCAGGGGCAGCATGTAAATTAAGAAGAGCAGGGGCCCAGGACtgacccctgggggacaccGGAGGTAACGCATCTAATGCTGGAGGTGAGATTTCCAAGGGAAACATATTCCTGCCGTCCTGTGAGGTAGGAATAAAAGGCAGTGCCTGTAATTCCAACCTCCTCCAATACAGGATGCTATGGTCCACTGTGTCAAAAGTAGCACTGTATACCCATGGGAGCCAGGCAAGTCATGAAGAACATAGAGGTTTTTTCACTCTTCACAGCCTTCACTTTGTTAATTGTTATTAAATCttcatttatgtttttatacgacatcattttatttgtagttTTAATTCTTAATTGTATCACTAATGGTTCCAACACATTGCTTTTCTGTGTCAAAATATAGCATATCTATctgttatatttatattatttatgatattgttatttatgcatgcatttctttcaaagtttgtttgtgtgcaaatggcattttggtgtcttgAGACATGAGAATTTTTGTCTTCAATTGACTTTCTTTGTTCTCCCTTTGTTTTTTGTCGTGCCTTCAGATTAGTGCCTCATCTAAGATAGACGATAGACTTTGCATTGCGAGATatccttcctgtttcctgttttctgTTTAGGTTTTAAATGCTGCCTCATATGGCTTGTTTGCATAGGACAACCTTGGCGATGTACAGCCCAATAATCCTCAGTAGCTTTTCTCCCCCATATTGTTGTGGATTGGTGGAGCCCAAACTGTTTAGAGATGGTTTTCTAAGAGAGACATAGTTGGAAACATTTctatgtatcgctctttgcatTGCAAGATatccttcctgtttcctgtttttgttttgaaagatGCTTTGTATGGCATGTTTGCATAAGACAACCTTGGTGTTGTAAAGCCCATATTTCCTCAGTAGCTTTTTCCCCCCCCCATATTGTTGAGCGCATGGTTATCAAATTGTATCAAAAGCTTTGTTTGGCACCCCTATCCCATTCCAAGTCACACCAAAGGAGACACAAGGTTACGAAAGCATTGGTGTTTTTTATTCATAgttgtttttttaagttacagtGGTGAACAGCAGAAGGACACAGACATGGGATGGGGAGGGATGAAGGGGACAtggggaagagaaaaagatgcaaaacaaagaaacaagtcTTGGTTTCATCTCTTTCTCGTTCTGACCACGTCCCAATCATTGACTCTCTcgtaggaagaaaaaaaaaagatcttcctAAAatctttgtccttttttttgtctttgtcactTTCTCCCCTTTTCCCCAATTCAATCCCaatccctctgtctccagggaCAAGAATGAGAGCAATTGAAAGAGAGGGGTGGGCTTTCTATTTTAGAAAAAAGGACCCCTCTCTGTTAACGAGCTCTCCTTCACAAGCTTAAATAAAGGGAAGTGCTGCTCCACATATGCAGCACTCCTGACCCAGCAGTCCCTAGACAGGGTCGACCTCCTACTTGTTTCAAATAAGTGGAAGAGCATGCGCCATAGCTCCCAAGAAATATTGGCTTCTCTTTTGCTTGGCTACTGATCTGAGGGCAGCTTATGCAAAGATGGCGTCGATATGGTACATGCACTGTTGGACAGGATtgatagggacagagagaagagagagatgagaaaggggagagtaataaaaggcagaaagaggttagagagtgagtgagagagagagaggggtcgcTTTCTTGTTTCAAggttattttattgaaaataaTCCCATATCCATCAATGGTGCTCACGCAGTCACAGCCTCAGAGCCGAAAAAGCTCTCAGTCGAAGATCTCCGCCCAGGAGACAAGTCTTGATCTCAGCTCAGGAGACAAGTCTTGATCTCAGCTCAGGAGACAAGTCTTTGTTTTcatgagcaggagggagagagaagccgAGCCAGAGGAACGAGAGCGTGccaaggaagaaaagagagcaggggtgggaaagaaggaaagaaagagagagagagagggggggggaggatgagaagggaggtagtgagagaggtagagagatggtGATGAGGAGTGCTTtactcttcttccttctcttctccgtGTGTGATGACGTAGCAGATGTTCTTGTAGTCTACGTTGCCAGCCACATCTGGGGGGAAGGCAGCCCACAGGTTGGTcatctgaggaagaggaagaggaagaggaaggtcaGTCACCGCCTCAGATACACCATAATACGTCTGACTGGAATATTCATTAGTGATGCATCGATCTGTATAATGCTTCACagaatatatagatatatatatatatatgttaaatATGTATTCATTCGGCTGGTTTCAGTGCGTTGTCAAAACACACTTATTGATCTACTTAAATTAGCAAAACCTTGTAGGTTGTAGATATGTATTGTTAATCTATATGATATTTCAAGGCTGATATTTCACAAACACAAGGCTGAAAACCCACCTCCTCGGGGGTGAACCTGTCGCACTGGGTGGTCAGGAGCTCTTCAATgctaaagggaaaagagagatgagattTTAGCCAAATGCACTCACATTTTTTCACCTACAAATCACAAAATTGATATCCATACTGCGTAGCTTATGAATTGCAAAACATAGGGTGGGGATATGGACAAACTCACATGTATTtacaatatatatgtgtgtgagtgtgggtgtgggtgtgggtgcgggtgtgtgtatgtgtgtgtgtgtgggtgtgtgtatgtgtgtgtgtgtttgtgtgggtgtgggtgtgtgtgtgtgggggggggggggggttgtgtgggtgtgggtgtgtgtgtagaatgttgAGGAAGGCTGAAGACACTCACAATTCCTTCTTGATGGCACCAGTGGCCTCGGGGTCCAAGACCTTGAAAGCGCTCACAATGACGTCCTCGGGGTCAGCAcctacagagcagagagagagaaggagagggaggaaagagagagagagagagagagaaacagtgagcgaaagagaggagagagagagagagagagaaagagagaaacagtgagagaaagagaggagagagagagagaaaaaaacaattaatcaaccataaataaaactaaataaaaatgtatttgacaaAATGCATGTTTTGATTTTCATAAGTGAGAGGAGCAGATGGTTTGTACGTACCCTTCAGCTTCTCACCGAACATGGTAAGGAAGACGGTGAAGTTGATGGGGCCGGGGGCCTCCTTCACCATTGCTTCCAGCTCCTCATTCTTCACGTTGAGCTGTCCCATGGTGGCCAGCACGTCCCTAAGGTCATCCTTGCTGATGATGCCATCCCTGTTCTGGTCAATGATTGTGAAAGCCTGAGGataggagaagaagaagaagaagaagaagaagaagaagaagaagaagaagaagaagaagaggaagaaggaataagaagaagaagaagaagaagaagaaggaataagaggaagaagaagaggaagaaggaataagaagaagaagaagaagaaggaataagaggaagaagaagaggaagaaggaataagaagaagaaggagaagaagaagaaaaggaaaaagaagaagaagaaatcccAATAGGAGGAgtagcaaaaagaaaaagaggagaaataGGAGGATGAATGAAAGggtgaaaaagaagaaaaagaaagacagaagtcaTGGTTAATGTCAAACATAATCAACGTAATCAACTGACCTCATCACTGTTGGTGCAACTGTAGTGAATGCCATTGTGAGTATTATCTATCTGTGAATGCTGTTGATCTGTATGTTAATCCTCTGGACCTAAACACTCTTATCAGCCTTCACTCGGATGTATCCCTGGGGAAGGTGAGGTATTTAAATGAGAGCCGACGGTGAGAGGACAAGATAATCATTAGCGCGTGTGCAGTCATTAAGCTACAGCAGTGGGAGAGCGTGCGGGAGTTAATCTGTCAACGTGTGGCCgcttctccactcctcaccgCTTCTCCAAACGTCTCTGTCAGCCGAAGGGGCTCAGAAGACCTGCTGTAACCTGACCTTTGGCAGCTGCTGCCTACTTGTCTTGGTAGGGTGTTAAAATGGTCACGGTATGTAAGACAAGACCTTGGGGACTTTTAAGGAGAAGGGATCGATTACGATGGCCTTTCCCCcctggtgccccccccctctggtgCCCCACCCCATCATGAACCCCATGTTAAGGATATATACAGTAAGTGTCCATGTTTAGGGATGTTAAAGAAGCTATACCACCTTCCTTGTACCCCCCTAACTCCCCCCCTTGTCTCGGACTGCCCTCTCTCAAACCCCTTAATGCATAACCGAATGGCAGAAAGCATTTGGAAAGAGGATTTCAACAAAGAAAATTACAAATGGCCGGTTTCACAATTCTAGGAAAGCTTTAGATGTCAACATTCCACATAAAAGACAACAAAGAGCTGGAGCTTCCCGGGGTAGAATGtcttagaatagaatagaactaCAGCCTACATTCCTTCATTTTAcattgaaaggagagagagcctTCCTCTGCTTGACAGAAATAGAGCAGTCCCCTCCTAAACATTTTTTCCCAGTGTGCCACTTGTTGCGACACCAGCAGTATGTGGCGGCATCCCGCACCAGCTGTTGGGTATCACATTCCAAGAGGGTCACAAGGAAATGGAATAAAGGAGAACGTAAAGGTTCTCCTGTTCAGCCAATCGGGAGCAAGGAGCAACTGCTGACAACAGCAAGTTTCAGAGGAGCAATATGGTTCTgaatctccttctctcctctactaCTCACGGCCTAATGCACTGGTGGTAGGGGGTTGAGGATGTTggtgtcattaaaaaaaatctttcttgTGTAACCATTCAAATAGTTTATTTATATCAATGACCCCAGACCGCTAGTATGTCTGAAGGGCAGCGTAAATTATGGCAGAAAAAACATCACGAGGTGTTCTTGGCCTAGGCCCCCTAAGTCAGTGACTTCAAAATAACTTTGCCTCCCCCCAATGCTGT encodes:
- the mylpfb gene encoding myosin light chain, phosphorylatable, fast skeletal muscle b; the encoded protein is MAPKKAKRRQQQAEGGTSNVFSMFEQSQIQEYKEAFTIIDQNRDGIISKDDLRDVLATMGQLNVKNEELEAMVKEAPGPINFTVFLTMFGEKLKGADPEDVIVSAFKVLDPEATGAIKKEFIEELLTTQCDRFTPEEMTNLWAAFPPDVAGNVDYKNICYVITHGEEKEEE